From a region of the Drosophila virilis strain 15010-1051.87 chromosome 3, Dvir_AGI_RSII-ME, whole genome shotgun sequence genome:
- the LOC6622847 gene encoding lysosome-associated membrane glycoprotein 5 isoform X2: protein MPQEDRKSIADSAEGLQLSAFTTKTPRVSKYSTKSPSASSMNHDATTSIYRFNATNGITCILMQVDGLISIRYRNKLNEDVEADLYMPDSPQLSGECVESNLEILTMDFKGFTLSMTFKKSSGGEGWYINLFELTYSSSNSLFEHPDRPNLNVKLTSPAQTPMYFPTPVGKSYLCDKEQTVILYAPHDSGDQSGHIARLYLRDLHMQSFMFKESGKWGPSFHCSATGSYRDETAPLAVGTALAIAVLLTISGYGGWRYFKVKKVQYGSME from the exons CGGACAGCGCTGAAGGACTTCAGCTGAGCGCCTTTACAACGAAAACGCCGAGGGTCTCCAAATACTCCACCAAGTCGCCATCA gCATCCTCGATGAACCATGATGCGACTACTTCGATTTATCGCTTCAATGCCACAAACGGCATCACCTGCATTCTGATGCAGGTGGACGGATTGATAAGTATCCGGTATCGAAACAAGCTGAACGAGGATGTCGAGGCCGATCTGTATATGCCGGACAGTCCGCAGCTGAGCGGTGAATGCGTCGAATCCAATTTGGAAATATTGACCATGGACTTCAAGGGATTTACGCTGTCGATGACATTCAAAAAG tcgtcGGGCGGCGAAGGCTGGTACATCAACCTCTTTGAGCTGACATACTCGTCATCGAATTCCCTATTCGAACATCCCGACCGTCCCAATTTGAATGTGAAGCTAACCTCGCCAGCGCAGACGCCCATGTACTTCCCAACGCCCGTGGGCAAGTCCTATCTCTGTGACAAGGAGCAGACCGTCATATTGTATGCACCCCACGATTCTGGCGACCAGTCTGGCCATATTGCACGCCTCTACCTGCGCGACCTGCACATGCAGAGCTTCATGTTCAAGGAGAGCGGCAAGTGGGGCCCCTCCTTTCACTGTAGTGCCACCGGTTCCTATCGCGACGAGACGGCACCTCTGGCCGTTGGCACTGCGCTGGCCATTGCGGTGCTCTTGACCATTTCCGGCTACGGCGGGTGGCG GTATTTCAAAGTCAAGAAGGTTCAATACGGTTCGATGGAGTAA
- the Indy gene encoding protein I'm not dead yet isoform X1 — MDMEEFIDNFVRIEPVFKMELEAADPVEPQARWSTFFANHWKGCVVFLMPLVCLPIILMNNIPEYRCMYILLIMAVFWVTEALPLYVTSMIPIVAFPTMGIMGSEETCMTYFKDTLVMFMGGIMVALAIEYSGLHKRLALRVIQMVGCSPRRLHFGLIMVTMFISMWISNAACTAMMSPIVQAVLEELQAQGVCKIYHEPEYQMVGGKNKKKSEDELPYPTKVTQCYYLGIAYASSLGGCGTIIGTATNLTFKGIYDTAFPNATEKLDFPTFMFYSVPSMLVYTVLTYVFLQWHFMGLWRPKSKEAQEVQVGKDNAHVAKKVIDQRYKELGPMNMHEIQVMILFIIMVFMYFTRKPGIFTGWADLLPAKVIKNSMPTIFVVIMCFMLPANYAFLRYCTRRGPVPTAPTPSLITWKFIQSRVPWGLIFLLGGGFALAAGSKQSGMATLIGSSMSGLKVLPHPALLLVVILVAVFLTAFSSNVAVANILVPVLNEMSLALKIHPLYLVFPAGLACSMAFHLPVSTPPNALVAGYAHIRSKDMAIAGIGPTIITIIVLFIFCQTWGMVIYPNLDTFPEWAQIAAEEAANKSRLLAEVAANKTRIIELAANATRLLANNTELLTDLSTSSSNLVGNIIANSTQPLAQLAVNGTRLLTDLAFNKTL; from the exons atggaTATGGAAGAGTTCATTGACAATTTTGTACGG ATTGAGCCCGTTTTTAAAATGGAACT CGAAGCAGCAGATCCCGTAGAACCGCAAGCCCGCTGGAGCACCTTTTTCGCGAATCACTGGAAAGGATGCGTTGTATTCTTAATGCCTCTAGTATGCCTGCCCATCATATTAATGAACAATATTCCG GAATACCGTTGCATGTACATATTATTGATAATGGCCGTATTCTGGGTGACAGAAGCGTTGCCTCTTTATGTTACATCAATGATACCAATTGTTGCATTTCCCACGATGGGCATTATG GGCTCCGAAGAGACCTGCATGACATACTTCAAGGACACGCTGGTGATGTTCATGGGCGGCATCATGGTCGCCCTGGCCATTGAGTACAGCGGCCTGCACAAGCGTCTGGCGCTGAGAGTAATCCAAATGGTGGGCTGCAGTCCCAGAAG ATTACATTTTGGCCTGATTATGGTGACAATGTTTATATCCATGTGGATTTCAAATGCCGCCTGCACGGCTATGATGAGTCCGATTGTCCAAGCGGTCCTGGAAGAATTGCAAGCG CAAGGTGTCTGCAAAATCTACCATGAGCCAGAGTATCAAATGGTCGGAGgaaagaacaagaagaagagtgAGGATGA GCTGCCGTATCCCACAAAGGTCACGCAATGCTACTACCTGGGCATTGCCTATGCCTCGTCTCTGGGCGGCTGTGGCACCATCATTGGCACCGCCACAAATCTAACCTTCAAGGGCATCTACGACACGGCATTCCCCAACGCCACGGAGAAACTGGATTTTCCCACATTCATGTTCTATTCGGTGCCCTCGATGTTGGTTTATACGGTTCTCACCTACGTTTTCCTGCAATGGCATTTCATGGGTCTCTGGCGGCCAAAGAGCAAGGAGGCCCAGGAGGTGCAGGTGGGCAAGGACAATGCTCATGTGGCCAAGAAAGTGATCGATCAACGCTACAAAGAGCTGGGCCCCATGAATATGCACGAGATTCAAGTGATGATACTATTCATTATCATGGTCTTCATGTACTTTACACGCAAACCGGGCATCTTCACAGGCTGGGCGGATCTGCTACCTGCCAA GGTGATTAAGAATTCCATGCCAACCATATTTGTGGTGATCATGTGCTTCATGCTGCCCGCCAATTATGCATTCCTGCGCTATTGCACACGACGTGGACCGGTGCCAACGGCGCCGACACCATCGCTGATTACCTGGAAGTTCATTCAGTCGAGGGTTCCATGGGGTCTGATCTTCCTGCTTGGCGGTGGCTTCGCCCTGGCTGCGGGCAGCAAACAGAGTGGCATGGCCACCCTAATTGGCAGCTCAATGAGCGGTCTGAAGGTGCTGCCACATCCAGCTCTGTTGTTGGTGGTCATTCTGGTGGCGGTATTCCTGACCGCCTTCAGCTCGAATGTGGCTGTCGCCAATATTCTCGTGCCTGTGCTCAATGAAATG tCACTGGCATTGAAGATCCATCCACTGTACCTGGTCTTCCCAGCAGGTCTCGCCTGCAGCATGGCCTTCCATTTGCCGGTGAGCACGCCGCCAAATGCCCTGGTTGCTGGCTATGCGCACATTCGCAGCAAGGACATGGCTATTGCGGGCATTGGACCAACGATTATAACCATCATTGTGCTCTTCATTTTCTGTCAAACCTGGGGCATGGTTATTTACCCAAACCTGGACACGTTTCCGGAGTGGGCACAAATCGCCGCCGAGGAAGCGGCCAACAAGAGCCGTCTGCTGGCCGAGGTAGCCGCCAATAAGACGCGTATTATTGAGCTCGCCGCAAATGCGACACGCTTATTGGCCAACAA
- the Dysb gene encoding dysbindin protein homolog: MLGSLRKKLSNAIQEGIVISESIQEQYRQRVSNSGSSQTSAATTPSSPLDLNESFFSSRSSAHSLSGQLADGVPTQLNVAAGCNLLAKYEDDWQQIHAANEANAGHAASVATQITGVLQRASEQRTTINELNICLAGLPALVAKLQHSAETLGSLEELGRQLELELEKLENLCEECELQEFVLEQQFQLSKHKQKKLDELEQYRQKIAAQHHQKMQSHEQQLRQLQKERQAVFDDAFRGDLEEYKQRGQLPKIQTKANKLTLEEVVLEQNDVESTDALEQFLNG; the protein is encoded by the exons ATGCTTGGCAGCTTAAGAAAGAAGCTAAGCAATGCAATCCAGGAGGGCATTGTTATATCGGAGAGCATACAGGAACAGTATCGCCAACGTGTCAGCAACAGTGGCAGCAGTCAGACAAGTGCGGCCACAACACCCTCGTCGCCGCTGGACTTGAACGAAAGCTTCTTTTCCAGCCGCAGCAGCGCGCACTCGCTCAGTGGCCAATTGGCTGATGGTGTGCCCACACAGCTCAATGTGGCTGCGGGCTGCAATCTGTTGGCCAAGTACGAGGATGACTGGCAGCAAATTCATGCTGCTAACGAGGCGAACGCTGGCCACGCGGCAAGCGTGGCCACACAAATTACGGGCGTGCTGCAGCGTGCCAGCGAACAGCGTACCACAATTAATGAGCTCAACATTTGTCTGGCGGGCTTGCCCGCATTGGTGGCCAAGCTGCAGCACAGTGCTGAGACGCTGGGATCTTTGGAGGAGTTGGGCcggcagctggagctggagctggaaaAGCTGGAGAACTTGTGCGAGGAATGCGAGCTGCAGGAATTCGTACTGGAGCAGCAGTTTCAGCTGTCCAAGCATAAGCAAAAGAAGCTAGATGAACTGGAGCAATATAGGCAAAAGATTGCAGCACAGCATCATCAAAAGATGCAAAGCCACGAACAGCAGCTGAGGCAGCTGCAAAAGGAGCGCCAGGCTGTATTCGACGATGCCTTCCGAGGGGATCTGGAAGAGTATAAGCAGCGCGGACAACTGCCAA aaatacaaacaaaagcaaataaactgACTTTAGAAGAAGTCGTTCTGGAGCAAAACGATGTGGAGTCTACGGATGCCCTTGAGCAATTTCTTAACGGTTAA
- the LOC6622831 gene encoding trypsin 3A1, with the protein MWKLVHIFVVLNVLRTAQAQIAFTSVPCSVRNPKIVGGSVAERHEMPFMVSLMRRGGHFCGGTIIHERWILTAGHCICNGLQKFMKPAQIQGVVGLHSIREYLNGVGNGPDALRVDFRSIVPHPQYDCNNVQHDIALLEVVQPMGFTAYIQPSCLSSREEQQSLVPEYGTVSGWGWTNENQAEGERADVLRKATVKIWNNKACEHSYRALGKSNSITDTQMCAGYENGQIDSCWADSGGPLMSKEHYLLGVVSTGIGCARPGLPGIYTRVSKYVTWMENVIGKRR; encoded by the exons ATGTGGAAACTGGTGCACatttttgtagttttaaaTGTTCTTCGAACTGCGCAGGCGCAAATTGCTT TTACTAGTGTGCCCTGCTCTGTGCGGAATCCCAAAATCGTTGGCGGCAGCGTGGCGGAACGCCATGAAATGCCATTCATGGTTAGCCTGATGCGTCGTGGTGGCCACTTTTGCGGCGGCACCATTATACATGAGCGTTGGATACTCACCGCTGGCCACTGCATCTGCAATGGCCTGCAAAAGTTCATGAAGCCCGCCCAGATTCAGGGCGTGGTGGGGCTCCATAGCATACGCGAGTATCTGAATGGCGTTGGCAACGGGCCGGATGCCTTGCGAGTGGATTTTAGAAGCATTGTTCCGCATCCCCAATATGACTGCAACAATGTGCAGCATGATATTG CTCTGTTAGAAGTGGTGCAGCCCATGGGCTTTACAGCCTATATTCAGCCGAGCTGTCTTAGTTCGCGGGAGGAACAGCAAAGCTTGGTGCCAGAATACGGCACAGTGTCCGGCTGGGGCTGGACAAATGAGAATCAAGCGGAAGGCGAGCGTGCCGATGTTTTGCGCAAGGCTACAGTTAAAATATGGAACAATAAGGCCTGCGAGCACTCCTATCGTGCGTTGGGCAAGTCCAACAGTATTACCGACACCCAGATGTGCGCAGGATACGAGAATGGCCAAATCGATTCGTGTTGG GCTGATTCCGGTGGCCCTTTGATGTCAAAGGAACATTATTTACTGGGCGTTGTGTCCACTGGCATTGGGTGTGCCCGACCAGGCTTACCAGGCATTTATACACGTGTCAGCAAATATGTGACATGGATGGAAAACGTTATTGGTAAAAGGCGATAG
- the Indy gene encoding protein I'm not dead yet isoform X2, producing MAKETSKMIEPVFKMELEAADPVEPQARWSTFFANHWKGCVVFLMPLVCLPIILMNNIPEYRCMYILLIMAVFWVTEALPLYVTSMIPIVAFPTMGIMGSEETCMTYFKDTLVMFMGGIMVALAIEYSGLHKRLALRVIQMVGCSPRRLHFGLIMVTMFISMWISNAACTAMMSPIVQAVLEELQAQGVCKIYHEPEYQMVGGKNKKKSEDELPYPTKVTQCYYLGIAYASSLGGCGTIIGTATNLTFKGIYDTAFPNATEKLDFPTFMFYSVPSMLVYTVLTYVFLQWHFMGLWRPKSKEAQEVQVGKDNAHVAKKVIDQRYKELGPMNMHEIQVMILFIIMVFMYFTRKPGIFTGWADLLPAKVIKNSMPTIFVVIMCFMLPANYAFLRYCTRRGPVPTAPTPSLITWKFIQSRVPWGLIFLLGGGFALAAGSKQSGMATLIGSSMSGLKVLPHPALLLVVILVAVFLTAFSSNVAVANILVPVLNEMSLALKIHPLYLVFPAGLACSMAFHLPVSTPPNALVAGYAHIRSKDMAIAGIGPTIITIIVLFIFCQTWGMVIYPNLDTFPEWAQIAAEEAANKSRLLAEVAANKTRIIELAANATRLLANNTELLTDLSTSSSNLVGNIIANSTQPLAQLAVNGTRLLTDLAFNKTL from the exons ATGGCCAAGGAGACGAGCAAAATG ATTGAGCCCGTTTTTAAAATGGAACT CGAAGCAGCAGATCCCGTAGAACCGCAAGCCCGCTGGAGCACCTTTTTCGCGAATCACTGGAAAGGATGCGTTGTATTCTTAATGCCTCTAGTATGCCTGCCCATCATATTAATGAACAATATTCCG GAATACCGTTGCATGTACATATTATTGATAATGGCCGTATTCTGGGTGACAGAAGCGTTGCCTCTTTATGTTACATCAATGATACCAATTGTTGCATTTCCCACGATGGGCATTATG GGCTCCGAAGAGACCTGCATGACATACTTCAAGGACACGCTGGTGATGTTCATGGGCGGCATCATGGTCGCCCTGGCCATTGAGTACAGCGGCCTGCACAAGCGTCTGGCGCTGAGAGTAATCCAAATGGTGGGCTGCAGTCCCAGAAG ATTACATTTTGGCCTGATTATGGTGACAATGTTTATATCCATGTGGATTTCAAATGCCGCCTGCACGGCTATGATGAGTCCGATTGTCCAAGCGGTCCTGGAAGAATTGCAAGCG CAAGGTGTCTGCAAAATCTACCATGAGCCAGAGTATCAAATGGTCGGAGgaaagaacaagaagaagagtgAGGATGA GCTGCCGTATCCCACAAAGGTCACGCAATGCTACTACCTGGGCATTGCCTATGCCTCGTCTCTGGGCGGCTGTGGCACCATCATTGGCACCGCCACAAATCTAACCTTCAAGGGCATCTACGACACGGCATTCCCCAACGCCACGGAGAAACTGGATTTTCCCACATTCATGTTCTATTCGGTGCCCTCGATGTTGGTTTATACGGTTCTCACCTACGTTTTCCTGCAATGGCATTTCATGGGTCTCTGGCGGCCAAAGAGCAAGGAGGCCCAGGAGGTGCAGGTGGGCAAGGACAATGCTCATGTGGCCAAGAAAGTGATCGATCAACGCTACAAAGAGCTGGGCCCCATGAATATGCACGAGATTCAAGTGATGATACTATTCATTATCATGGTCTTCATGTACTTTACACGCAAACCGGGCATCTTCACAGGCTGGGCGGATCTGCTACCTGCCAA GGTGATTAAGAATTCCATGCCAACCATATTTGTGGTGATCATGTGCTTCATGCTGCCCGCCAATTATGCATTCCTGCGCTATTGCACACGACGTGGACCGGTGCCAACGGCGCCGACACCATCGCTGATTACCTGGAAGTTCATTCAGTCGAGGGTTCCATGGGGTCTGATCTTCCTGCTTGGCGGTGGCTTCGCCCTGGCTGCGGGCAGCAAACAGAGTGGCATGGCCACCCTAATTGGCAGCTCAATGAGCGGTCTGAAGGTGCTGCCACATCCAGCTCTGTTGTTGGTGGTCATTCTGGTGGCGGTATTCCTGACCGCCTTCAGCTCGAATGTGGCTGTCGCCAATATTCTCGTGCCTGTGCTCAATGAAATG tCACTGGCATTGAAGATCCATCCACTGTACCTGGTCTTCCCAGCAGGTCTCGCCTGCAGCATGGCCTTCCATTTGCCGGTGAGCACGCCGCCAAATGCCCTGGTTGCTGGCTATGCGCACATTCGCAGCAAGGACATGGCTATTGCGGGCATTGGACCAACGATTATAACCATCATTGTGCTCTTCATTTTCTGTCAAACCTGGGGCATGGTTATTTACCCAAACCTGGACACGTTTCCGGAGTGGGCACAAATCGCCGCCGAGGAAGCGGCCAACAAGAGCCGTCTGCTGGCCGAGGTAGCCGCCAATAAGACGCGTATTATTGAGCTCGCCGCAAATGCGACACGCTTATTGGCCAACAA
- the Indy gene encoding protein I'm not dead yet isoform X3 produces MELEAADPVEPQARWSTFFANHWKGCVVFLMPLVCLPIILMNNIPEYRCMYILLIMAVFWVTEALPLYVTSMIPIVAFPTMGIMGSEETCMTYFKDTLVMFMGGIMVALAIEYSGLHKRLALRVIQMVGCSPRRLHFGLIMVTMFISMWISNAACTAMMSPIVQAVLEELQAQGVCKIYHEPEYQMVGGKNKKKSEDELPYPTKVTQCYYLGIAYASSLGGCGTIIGTATNLTFKGIYDTAFPNATEKLDFPTFMFYSVPSMLVYTVLTYVFLQWHFMGLWRPKSKEAQEVQVGKDNAHVAKKVIDQRYKELGPMNMHEIQVMILFIIMVFMYFTRKPGIFTGWADLLPAKVIKNSMPTIFVVIMCFMLPANYAFLRYCTRRGPVPTAPTPSLITWKFIQSRVPWGLIFLLGGGFALAAGSKQSGMATLIGSSMSGLKVLPHPALLLVVILVAVFLTAFSSNVAVANILVPVLNEMSLALKIHPLYLVFPAGLACSMAFHLPVSTPPNALVAGYAHIRSKDMAIAGIGPTIITIIVLFIFCQTWGMVIYPNLDTFPEWAQIAAEEAANKSRLLAEVAANKTRIIELAANATRLLANNTELLTDLSTSSSNLVGNIIANSTQPLAQLAVNGTRLLTDLAFNKTL; encoded by the exons ATGGAACT CGAAGCAGCAGATCCCGTAGAACCGCAAGCCCGCTGGAGCACCTTTTTCGCGAATCACTGGAAAGGATGCGTTGTATTCTTAATGCCTCTAGTATGCCTGCCCATCATATTAATGAACAATATTCCG GAATACCGTTGCATGTACATATTATTGATAATGGCCGTATTCTGGGTGACAGAAGCGTTGCCTCTTTATGTTACATCAATGATACCAATTGTTGCATTTCCCACGATGGGCATTATG GGCTCCGAAGAGACCTGCATGACATACTTCAAGGACACGCTGGTGATGTTCATGGGCGGCATCATGGTCGCCCTGGCCATTGAGTACAGCGGCCTGCACAAGCGTCTGGCGCTGAGAGTAATCCAAATGGTGGGCTGCAGTCCCAGAAG ATTACATTTTGGCCTGATTATGGTGACAATGTTTATATCCATGTGGATTTCAAATGCCGCCTGCACGGCTATGATGAGTCCGATTGTCCAAGCGGTCCTGGAAGAATTGCAAGCG CAAGGTGTCTGCAAAATCTACCATGAGCCAGAGTATCAAATGGTCGGAGgaaagaacaagaagaagagtgAGGATGA GCTGCCGTATCCCACAAAGGTCACGCAATGCTACTACCTGGGCATTGCCTATGCCTCGTCTCTGGGCGGCTGTGGCACCATCATTGGCACCGCCACAAATCTAACCTTCAAGGGCATCTACGACACGGCATTCCCCAACGCCACGGAGAAACTGGATTTTCCCACATTCATGTTCTATTCGGTGCCCTCGATGTTGGTTTATACGGTTCTCACCTACGTTTTCCTGCAATGGCATTTCATGGGTCTCTGGCGGCCAAAGAGCAAGGAGGCCCAGGAGGTGCAGGTGGGCAAGGACAATGCTCATGTGGCCAAGAAAGTGATCGATCAACGCTACAAAGAGCTGGGCCCCATGAATATGCACGAGATTCAAGTGATGATACTATTCATTATCATGGTCTTCATGTACTTTACACGCAAACCGGGCATCTTCACAGGCTGGGCGGATCTGCTACCTGCCAA GGTGATTAAGAATTCCATGCCAACCATATTTGTGGTGATCATGTGCTTCATGCTGCCCGCCAATTATGCATTCCTGCGCTATTGCACACGACGTGGACCGGTGCCAACGGCGCCGACACCATCGCTGATTACCTGGAAGTTCATTCAGTCGAGGGTTCCATGGGGTCTGATCTTCCTGCTTGGCGGTGGCTTCGCCCTGGCTGCGGGCAGCAAACAGAGTGGCATGGCCACCCTAATTGGCAGCTCAATGAGCGGTCTGAAGGTGCTGCCACATCCAGCTCTGTTGTTGGTGGTCATTCTGGTGGCGGTATTCCTGACCGCCTTCAGCTCGAATGTGGCTGTCGCCAATATTCTCGTGCCTGTGCTCAATGAAATG tCACTGGCATTGAAGATCCATCCACTGTACCTGGTCTTCCCAGCAGGTCTCGCCTGCAGCATGGCCTTCCATTTGCCGGTGAGCACGCCGCCAAATGCCCTGGTTGCTGGCTATGCGCACATTCGCAGCAAGGACATGGCTATTGCGGGCATTGGACCAACGATTATAACCATCATTGTGCTCTTCATTTTCTGTCAAACCTGGGGCATGGTTATTTACCCAAACCTGGACACGTTTCCGGAGTGGGCACAAATCGCCGCCGAGGAAGCGGCCAACAAGAGCCGTCTGCTGGCCGAGGTAGCCGCCAATAAGACGCGTATTATTGAGCTCGCCGCAAATGCGACACGCTTATTGGCCAACAA
- the LOC6622847 gene encoding lysosome-associated membrane glycoprotein 5 isoform X1 — MLNFHGNNVHLNYAKRCVFNIICCMLLALLADSAEGLQLSAFTTKTPRVSKYSTKSPSASSMNHDATTSIYRFNATNGITCILMQVDGLISIRYRNKLNEDVEADLYMPDSPQLSGECVESNLEILTMDFKGFTLSMTFKKSSGGEGWYINLFELTYSSSNSLFEHPDRPNLNVKLTSPAQTPMYFPTPVGKSYLCDKEQTVILYAPHDSGDQSGHIARLYLRDLHMQSFMFKESGKWGPSFHCSATGSYRDETAPLAVGTALAIAVLLTISGYGGWRYFKVKKVQYGSME; from the exons ATGCTTAACTTTCATGGGAACAACGTTCATTTGAACTATGCCAAGAGATGTGTATTCAACATTATCTGTTGCATGCTGCTGGCGTTACTTG CGGACAGCGCTGAAGGACTTCAGCTGAGCGCCTTTACAACGAAAACGCCGAGGGTCTCCAAATACTCCACCAAGTCGCCATCA gCATCCTCGATGAACCATGATGCGACTACTTCGATTTATCGCTTCAATGCCACAAACGGCATCACCTGCATTCTGATGCAGGTGGACGGATTGATAAGTATCCGGTATCGAAACAAGCTGAACGAGGATGTCGAGGCCGATCTGTATATGCCGGACAGTCCGCAGCTGAGCGGTGAATGCGTCGAATCCAATTTGGAAATATTGACCATGGACTTCAAGGGATTTACGCTGTCGATGACATTCAAAAAG tcgtcGGGCGGCGAAGGCTGGTACATCAACCTCTTTGAGCTGACATACTCGTCATCGAATTCCCTATTCGAACATCCCGACCGTCCCAATTTGAATGTGAAGCTAACCTCGCCAGCGCAGACGCCCATGTACTTCCCAACGCCCGTGGGCAAGTCCTATCTCTGTGACAAGGAGCAGACCGTCATATTGTATGCACCCCACGATTCTGGCGACCAGTCTGGCCATATTGCACGCCTCTACCTGCGCGACCTGCACATGCAGAGCTTCATGTTCAAGGAGAGCGGCAAGTGGGGCCCCTCCTTTCACTGTAGTGCCACCGGTTCCTATCGCGACGAGACGGCACCTCTGGCCGTTGGCACTGCGCTGGCCATTGCGGTGCTCTTGACCATTTCCGGCTACGGCGGGTGGCG GTATTTCAAAGTCAAGAAGGTTCAATACGGTTCGATGGAGTAA
- the LOC6622846 gene encoding arginine and glutamate-rich protein 1 encodes MDDPALTSQAIAELMREFPSNNGKASYEPQERKINPLGKPNKKFLGRTINTALWHNKRAIERTQASCQQKLQELDDRYERRKTNAFYSHNKKEESYGRRERKSRSRKKLRKRHKSRSTSSESRSRSRSHKKKHKKKHSKFKRRQRRRRSSCSSSSEAAPPAKTADELTVPRPEYYVHSNNLALAMAMAYSQTLFAHQTPANKPHSPASPSSDIIRELMSDEETMKQEIESDTLSIASSSEEVPEIVTIDVSSQDEQSVGDSGTDSESDARNCSSIALLDSGSDELASNSGSDIEIIECDTEPREEQNQLPVESTQQAEPEETLSAPTVDLTDD; translated from the exons ATGGACGACCCAGCACTTACCAG CCAGGCAATCGCAGAGCTTATGCGCGAATTCCCAAGCAACAACGGGAAGGCTTCCTACGAACCACAAGAGCGCAAAATTAATCCACTGggcaagccaaacaaaaagtttttgggGCGAACAATAAACACTGCACTGTGGCACAACAAGCGGGCAATTGAGCGCACGCAGGCAAGCTGCCAGCAAAAGCTTCAGGAATTAGACGACAGATACGAGAGGCGCAAAACAAATGCCTTCTACAGCCATAACAAGAAGGAAGAGTCATACGGAAGAAGGGAGCGTAAAAGTCGGTCCAGGAAGAAATTGAGAAAGCGACACAAAAGCAGAAGCACATCTAGTGAATCGCGAAGTCGCAGCCGAAGCcacaaaaagaaacacaagAAAAAGCACAGTAAATTTAAGCGCAGACAACGAAGAAgaaggagcagctgcagcagcagcagtgaggCAGCGCCGCCCGCGAAAACAGCTGACGAGTTAACAGTGCCGAGACCCGAGTACTATGTACATTCAAATAATTTGGCGCTAGCAATGGCTATGGCCTACAGTCAAACGTTGTTTGCGCATCAAACGCCAGCTAATAAACCACACTCACCCGCTTCGCCGTCCAGTGATATAATCAGGGAGCTGATGTCGGATGAGGAAACGATGAAACAGGAAATCGAATCGGACACACTATCCATTGCATCATCAAGTGAAGAAGTTCCCGAAATTGTCACAATTGATGTGAGTTCGCAGGATGAGCAATCTGTTGGCGACTCGGGAACCGACAGTGAAAGTGACGCTAGAAACTGCAGCTCCATAGCTCTGTTAGACAGCGGCAGCGATGAATTGGCGTCTAATAGTGGCAGTGATATAGAAATAATTGAGTGTGATACAGAGCCAAGAGAAGAACAGAATCAATTACCAGTGGAGTCCACGCAACAGGCAGAACCGGAGGAGACATTATCTGCACCCACGGTGGATTTGACCGACGATTAG